The Paraburkholderia dioscoreae DNA window CGCTGGAATCGGTGTAGCCGGAAATCACGGCGCGCGAACCAGGCGCGGCGAGCAAGCGCCGCGCGACGCCGGCGAGCGCTTCGGCGGACTGCGGATCGAGGCTCGCGCTACCAACGGCAAAGAACACCGCTGTCTGTCCGGAAGACGCGGCCGATTCACTGCGCGTCGTACCCGGCGCGCTGTTCGCCTGAACGCCCGCATTGCCTGAAGCGCCAGCGGAACCCGCTGCGGCAGCGCCGTTCACATTGCCCGATACGCTACTCGCGCCAGCCTGACCGCTTGCGCTTGCCGGGTTGCCACCGTTGTTGGCTTGTCCCGCGGCGCCGTTCGACAAACCGGCGATATTCACGCTCGCAGCCGGCAGCGGCACGACATGCGCATTGACCGGCGCGCCGGGCATCAGCCGCAATGCGTTGTCGATCACGACGCGATCGCCCACGCGCAGGCCGGATTTGACGACCCAGTCGTTGCCGTTCCACTCGCCCGCTTCGATCGCGCGTTGCTGGGCTTTGTTGTCCTTGTCGATGGTCCACACGTATTCGCCGCGCGGCCCCTGCATGACCGCGCCTTGCGGCACGGCGACCGCCGCGGCGCGTTCGGCGCCGAGCAGCTTGATCCGCACGAACTGTCCGGGCCGCAACGCGCCAGCAGGGTTGGCCACTGCCGCACGAATCAGATAGGTGCCGGTTTCGGAACTGAGCGACGCGTCCCTGAATGCAATGTGGCCACGTTGCGGATAGATGCTGCCGTCGGCAAGTACGATGACCGCTTCGAGATCGCCCACCTGCGGCAGCTTCAGCGTGCCGTTGGTGGTCTGCGCGCGCAACTGCAGCATCTCGTTCTCGGACAACGAGAAATTGATCCACATGGGATCGAGCTTCGCGACATAGGTCAGCAGGCTATTGGTCGAATCGATATACGAGCCGTCCTGCTTCTTCGCGAAGCTCGACAGCCCGGTGACAGGCGCCGTGATCGTCGTGTAGCCGAGATTCAGGTTCGCGCTCGTGACGTTCGCGCGTGCCTGTTCGAGCGCCGCGGCGGCAGCTTCCTGCTGGCCAATCGAATCGTCGAGGTCTTTCTGGCTCAGCGCGTTCTTCGCGACGAGCGGACGCACCCGGTTGAGATTCGCCTGCGCGGTATCGAGGCGGGCCTTCTGCTGGGCGAACTCTGCACGCGCGGCGTCCAGACTTGCTTCGAAAGGTTTGCGATCCATCACGAACATCACGTCGCCTTGATGGACCATCGAGCCTTCCTGATAGACGCGCTTCTCCAGGAAACCATTGACGCGCGCGCGTATCTCGACCTGCTGCGAGCTTTCTGTCTGGCCGACGTAGTCGAACACGACCGGCACATCGCGCAACGCAACGGCGACCACGTCGACATTGACTGGTGCTCGCACGGCTTCGGGCGCCTGCTTTTCATGGCACCCGGTGAGCATCGCGAAGGCTGTCAGTAAGAGGCAAGCGGCAAAGACGTGCGACCGTTCTGTCATCCTGATCTCCGTCGGCAAATCTCCGCGGCCGTATGGCGCGGGCGTCGAGACGCAATCGGACCGCTCCGGAGACTTTGAACTCCGGGGCCGTCTGTCAACACTATTGAAACTGCGCTGATGCGTCAGCTTCGCGTCCGCAACAGGCGTGCTCTCGACGGCAGGCTCGCCCGCCGATCAATCCGCTTGCGGTTCGGGCAAGGCGAAGAACGTGGAGAGTGGTGCCGTTAGCCGGTCACTCGCGGCGCGTGACCACGCGTTTTAACCAACCGCGTTAACTACACAAGCCTGAAGGAAGTGGGCGGCGACATGCTGCCTGATCGGCGTAATGCCAGTGACTGCGTGCGGATTTTCTCGCCAACCGATGCATACGTGCTCCTTGTTTTTCTAGCGGTATGTCAATTCGATGTCCAACGCCCTGCACTGAGGTCAGAAGGCAATGGCCGGTTGCCGCGGAACGTTTTCGTGTCTGTTCGCTCAGGAAGTCTAGCATCGCTAATCAAAAAAACAACACGCGATCAGAACAGCAGCATTAGCTGATTACCCGAATGCAAGGCTTCGAATAACAAGTCGTTATCAATGCGCTGATTAAGGAAGCGTTGACTAAATTCGCCATTGGCGGCGATAGTGTGGATCGCCACGTCCGGCGCCACGGATACCTCGCATGCCGTCGCCGCCGGACACGAACCGGCTCTACCGTTACGCCGGCCATACCGTGGCAAAATCGGCGGCACCGCAGTATTTGTCCCGGAGGCTTGTCATGGGCAACAAGACGCATGTCGAACGCCAGACCAACACAGCCGACGGGCCGGGTACCGCACCGGACATTCCCGGCCAGATCGTCCTGGTCTTCCAGGGAGGCGGCGCCCTCGGCGCTTATCAGGCGGGGGTATATCAGGCACTTCATGACGGTCAGGTCGAACCTCACTGGGTAATCGGCACGTCGATCGGCGCGATTAACGGCGCGATCATCGCCGGCAATCCGCCCGGGAACCGAATGGTGCGCCTGACGCAGTTCTGGAGTGGCGTGGCATGTCATGGCCTCGAGGCGGCGAACTGGTTGCCGGGACTCGCGACCTGGCTGCGCGACGTCGCCACGGTCACTCAAGGCGTACCGTCGTTCTTCACCCCGCAGTTGCAAAGCTGGGCGGGAATTCAGGCGCGGGTTCGCTCCGATCAGGCGGCGTTCTATTCGACAGGACCGCTGCGCGAAACCTTGTCCTCGCTAATCGATTTCGACTACCTGAATCAGAAGACCACGCGGCTAACGGTGGGCACAGTCAATGTCCGCAGTGGACGCATGCGGTACTTCACCAATCGCGACGCGCCGCTGGACGTCGAGCATGTAATGGCCTCCGCCGCTTTTCCGCCCGGCTTCCCGGCGGTGCGACTGGAAGGCGAATCGTACTGGGACGGTGGCATCTATTCGAACACGCCGCTCGAAGCCGTACTCGACGACCGGCCGCGGCGCGACTCGGTGATTTTTTCGGTGCAGTTGTGGCCCTCCAGCGGTCCGGAGCCCGAATCGATCCTGCAGGTGATGAGCCGGCAACGCGACATTCAGTATTCGAGCCGCGCGGAAAGCCATCTCGATCGACAGAAGCAGATTCACCGCCTTCGTCACGTGATTCGCGAGCTCGGCCAGCATCTGCCCGAAGAACAACGCAATGCGCCGGCGGTGCGGGAACTCCTCGACTGGGGTTGCGGCACGACGATGCAAGTGCTGGAACTCGACGCACCGGCATTCGATAACGACGACCTGAACCGCGATATCGATTTTTCGTCGGCGGGCATCGAGCGGCGCTGGCGCGCCGGTTATGAGGACACGGCCCGCTTGCTGAAGCTCGCGCCCTGGCGCGAAACACTGGACCCGATGGAGGGCATCTCGGTCTTCAGGATGGCATCGGCGGAAAGCCGGAAGTAGACAGCGTTAGCGCCGCACATAACGCGGCCGGCCCTCGCTGAAATCCATTTGTACCTAGCACGCAAGACTGTTCGTCCATAGCAGCGACCGGACAGCAGGGCGCGCCCGCCGGCGTGCTGCGAACCGGCATGCCGACGCCATATGGCCACTACCGGCTGGGGTCGTAAGCATGCGGGTGTTCGCTCGATGGTCCCGGTATCAGGATCGCAGCGGAAAGATGAACTTCGCCGCGAGCAGTCCAAATGCCCCGCCGAGGAGCGTCTCCCAGGCGCGCGCGCCAAGAAGCGAAATGGAGTGCACGCCGCCGATCGCCAACGTCACGATCAACGTAAAGGCAAACGCCGCGCAGGCGATGTCGTAGCGATTGGGCAA harbors:
- a CDS encoding patatin-like phospholipase family protein encodes the protein MGNKTHVERQTNTADGPGTAPDIPGQIVLVFQGGGALGAYQAGVYQALHDGQVEPHWVIGTSIGAINGAIIAGNPPGNRMVRLTQFWSGVACHGLEAANWLPGLATWLRDVATVTQGVPSFFTPQLQSWAGIQARVRSDQAAFYSTGPLRETLSSLIDFDYLNQKTTRLTVGTVNVRSGRMRYFTNRDAPLDVEHVMASAAFPPGFPAVRLEGESYWDGGIYSNTPLEAVLDDRPRRDSVIFSVQLWPSSGPEPESILQVMSRQRDIQYSSRAESHLDRQKQIHRLRHVIRELGQHLPEEQRNAPAVRELLDWGCGTTMQVLELDAPAFDNDDLNRDIDFSSAGIERRWRAGYEDTARLLKLAPWRETLDPMEGISVFRMASAESRK
- a CDS encoding efflux RND transporter periplasmic adaptor subunit, which encodes MRAPVNVDVVAVALRDVPVVFDYVGQTESSQQVEIRARVNGFLEKRVYQEGSMVHQGDVMFVMDRKPFEASLDAARAEFAQQKARLDTAQANLNRVRPLVAKNALSQKDLDDSIGQQEAAAAALEQARANVTSANLNLGYTTITAPVTGLSSFAKKQDGSYIDSTNSLLTYVAKLDPMWINFSLSENEMLQLRAQTTNGTLKLPQVGDLEAVIVLADGSIYPQRGHIAFRDASLSSETGTYLIRAAVANPAGALRPGQFVRIKLLGAERAAAVAVPQGAVMQGPRGEYVWTIDKDNKAQQRAIEAGEWNGNDWVVKSGLRVGDRVVIDNALRLMPGAPVNAHVVPLPAASVNIAGLSNGAAGQANNGGNPASASGQAGASSVSGNVNGAAAAGSAGASGNAGVQANSAPGTTRSESAASSGQTAVFFAVGSASLDPQSAEALAGVARRLLAAPGSRAVISGYTDSSGTYEANVKLAAARAATVRSALVVAGVDVARIDMRRPARIVASDAPDRSRRVDVTLAPSTGG